The sequence CGGCTCCATTGGGAGACGGCGGGTGAAACGAATAGCGCGGGCTTCGCCGTCGAACACGCCGCCGCCGGCGACGATTTTGTGCGTATCGGATTCGTGGCCGGCGCCGGCACGACGTCGGATCCGCTGCGGTACTCCTTCCTCATCCCGGGCCTGGAGCCGGGCCGGCATCGCTTTCGGTTGCGGCAGGTAGACTTCGACGGGGCGTTCGCCTACAGCGCCACGATCGAGCGTGAGGTGCGAACGACCACACCGTACGCCATCTCCGCCCCCTTCCCGAATCCGTTTAACCCACACACGCAGTTCACCGTGGCCGTGCAATCCGCGCAACACGTACGCATCGCGGTATACAACGTGCTCGGCGCCCGCGTCCTGGATCTCCACGACGCCGCCCTCGACGCCCATCAGGCCCACCGGTTCACCGTCGACGCCGCCGGCCTGCCGAGCGGGGTCTACCTCGTAGGCGTCGAAGGCGAGTCGTTTCGCGACTGGCAGGCCATTACGCTGATGAAATAATCGCCCTATGGGTGGGTGCGTGGCGCTTCGCAGAAATGCTTATCCGGTGACCACCCGTTTTCAACGGCGGCCGGGTGCTACCCGAGTGCCGCACGCTCGCCCCCTATTCGATCGCCTCTGGCTCGGTGAAATCACCCGGCTCGGTGGATTCACCCGGCTCAATGGGTTCCGCCAGTCCGGCGTCCTCCACTTCCAGGAAGGCGATGCGGGTGACGTCCGCGATGGCGTCCTGGTCCTTGATGCTGATCAGGCGCACGCCCTGGGTATTGCGGCCCAGCATGCGGATCGAGGCGACATCCATCCGGATCATGAGGCCGTTTGTGGTCACGATCATGAGGTCGTCGGTGTCGTGAACGCCTTTAAGCGCCACCAGCGGTCCCGTTTTGGGGGTGGTTTTGATCGTCAGGATACCCTTTCCGCCGCGGGTCTGGATGCGGTAGTCGTCCAGCGGACTGCGTTTGCCGTACCCGTTCGCGCTGATGGCGAGGACCGAGCGGTCGTCGTCGTTTTCGAAGATCGTCATCCCGACGGCCGCTTCGCCTTCGCCGAGTGCGATGCCGCGCACGCCGCGGGTGTTGCGGCCCATGGGGCGGGCGTCGCCTTCGTGGAAGCGGACGCTGCGGCCGCTGGAGGCCGCGAGGATCACCTGCGCGCTTCCGCCGGTGATCTGGGCTTCGAGGAGCTGGTCGCCCTCGTCGATCGCGATGGCGATGATGCCGTCGGCGCGGGGCCGGCTGAAGGCTTCGAGCGACGTCTTCTTGACCTGGCCGCGCAGCGTGGCCATCATCACGAAGTGGCTGTTGAGGAACGCGTCGTCCTGGAAGTCCGGCTTGCTGACGGCGAGCACGGCGCGGATCCGGTCCTCGGGCGCGATCTGGATGAGGTTGCGGATCGAACGGCCCTTGCTGGTGCGGCTGCCTTCGGGGATCTCGAATACACGCAGCCAGAAGCACTTGCCGTGGTCGGTGAAGAACAGGAGGTAGTCGTGGTTAAACGGCGTGAAGATGTGCTCGACAAAGTCCTCATCGCGCATGCCGCTACCTCGCTGACCGACGCCACCGCGGCCCTGAGCGCGGAATTCAGACGAGCTGGTGCGTTTGATCAGCAGTTGGTGGGAGATCGTCACCACCACCTGGTCCGCCTCAATGAGGTCCTCGATAATGATGTCTCCGCCGCCGGTGAAGTCGATATCCGTCCGGCGGGCGTCGCTGTATTTCTCCTTGATGACGAGGAGTTCGTCCTTGATGATCTGGAGGCG comes from Rhodothermales bacterium and encodes:
- a CDS encoding DNA gyrase C-terminal beta-propeller domain-containing protein; protein product: RPRTLNLKDLIRHYVDHRHVVVVRRTQYELRKAQERAHVLQGLVIALDHLDAVITIIRYSQDTEGARNNLMHGVFPSELTAGQLERFGLPTHGDPLFTLSEIQAQAILDLRLSRLTGLERQKIEDELRDVLAEIQRLEGILDNRELRLQIIKDELLVIKEKYSDARRTDIDFTGGGDIIIEDLIEADQVVVTISHQLLIKRTSSSEFRAQGRGGVGQRGSGMRDEDFVEHIFTPFNHDYLLFFTDHGKCFWLRVFEIPEGSRTSKGRSIRNLIQIAPEDRIRAVLAVSKPDFQDDAFLNSHFVMMATLRGQVKKTSLEAFSRPRADGIIAIAIDEGDQLLEAQITGGSAQVILAASSGRSVRFHEGDARPMGRNTRGVRGIALGEGEAAVGMTIFENDDDRSVLAISANGYGKRSPLDDYRIQTRGGKGILTIKTTPKTGPLVALKGVHDTDDLMIVTTNGLMIRMDVASIRMLGRNTQGVRLISIKDQDAIADVTRIAFLEVEDAGLAEPIEPGESTEPGDFTEPEAIE